One segment of Solanum stenotomum isolate F172 chromosome 1, ASM1918654v1, whole genome shotgun sequence DNA contains the following:
- the LOC125877933 gene encoding protein NLP2-like, producing the protein MEDAAFTLHDNNNTTSDFTEFLSDGFWLETTTTTATATDQAGSNYFSPHPLLLDTTTTDQMDQPPPPRRLWIGPNTLTNPNPTIPVNTRLVQAIEYLKNSTTHKDVLIQIWVPVNRGGKHVLITNNQPYFLNPNSHSLLEYRNVSQTYQFAAEKDSKELVGLPGRVFLKKLPEWTPDVRFFKREEYPRVSYAHQHNVRGSIAVPVFESGSGTCLGVVEIVTTIQKTPELEDVCKALEAVNLRSSGISSNPSKIKDQDCNESYLDALAEIQYILTCVCDTHKLPLAQTWAPCIQQGKGGCLQSDENFASCVSTVNSACYVRDQHVVPFHLACSEHHLLKGEGVAGGAFNTNQPCFAMDITAFSKAEYPLSHHARMFGLCSAVAIRLRSIYTGLADFVLEFFLPLDCKNTEDQKIMLSSLSSVIQQSCRSLRVVTDQELQEEKELMQREKVSLSIGGYHEEESRKPVSSSYRDQDASSWLSEMLDAQRKGKGAAAVSENHNDEQEENFKVTATPWDYTQRESIHASTFSEPNQNFEPKGGSGGSFDFSSGTGSHSSGAKRAGERRRSKTEKSISLQVLRQYFAGSLKDAAKSIGVCPTTLKRICRQHGITRWPSRKIKKVGHSLQKLQLVIDSVHGAEGAIKLSSFYTNFPELSSPNNPGTSNFSASKNNDHLQQVNTQPDGSPVTTTSKSTSSSGSHNSSSSLFCSTGSKNLFPCTNVSCTTEENPGGMLKRAHTETELHDMGQEETKLLVRSQSQKIQSNHNSVEPLCPLPTSSNQVLRDSGTYKVKAIFGKEKIRFSLQSHWGFGDVKHEVMRRFNVQDVGKIDLKYLDDDDEWVLLTCDADLEECVDIHKFSKRRTIKVSLHHTYRINLGSSFGSSGPA; encoded by the exons ATGGAAGATGCTGCCTTTACGCTCCATGACAACAACAATACTACTAGTGATTTTACTGAATTCCTCTCCGACGGATTCTGGCTAGAGACAACAACAACTACTGCTACTGCTACTGATCAAGCTGGATCCAATTATTTCTCTCCTCACCCCCTTTTATTAGATACTACCACTACTGATCAAATGGATCAACCTCCTCCTCCTAGGAGGTTATGGATTGGACCAAACACTCTCACTAACCCAAATCCTACTATACCAGTAAACACCAGATTGGTCCAGGCCATTGAATACCTAAAGAATTCCACAACCCATAAAGATGTCCTCATTCAGATATGGGTCCCTGTCAACAGAGGAGGTAAACATGTACTTATTACTAATAATCAACCATACTTTCTCAACCCAAACTCCCACAGTCTATTAGAGTACAGAAATGTCTCTCAAACTTACCAATTTGCTGCTGAGAAAGATTCAAAGGAGTTGGTTGGCTTGCCTGGACGCGTCTTCTTGAAGAAGCTGCCCGAATGGACTCCTGATGTTCGTTTTTTCAAACGGGAGGAGTATCCACGAGTTAGTTATGCTCATCAGCATAATGTTAGGGGCTCCATTGCTGTTCCTGTTTTTGAAAGTGGCAGTGGAACTTGCTTGGGTGTTGTTGAGATTGTAACAACTATTCAGAAAACTCCGGAGCTTGAAGATGTCTGCAAAGCTCTTGAG GCTGTTAATCTAAGAAGTTCTGGTATCTCATCAAATCCTTCCAAAATCAAGG ATCAGGATTGCAATGAGTCTTACCTAGATGCATTGGCCGAGATTCAATATATTTTGACATGTGTGTGTGATACACACAAGTTGCCATTGGCTCAGACTTGGGCCCCATGCATACAACAAGGTAAAGGTGGGTGCCTGCAATCTGATGAGAACTTTGCTTCCTGTGTTTCGACAGTCAACTCAGCTTGCTATGTGCGCGATCAACATGTGGTGCCTTTTCATTTAGCATGTTCTGAGCATCACTTGCTTAAAGGTGAAGGAGTTGCAGGTGGAGCATTCAATACAAACCAGCCATGTTTTGCTATGGATATTACGGCCTTTAGCAAGGCAGAATATCCATTGTCACACCACGCCAGGATGTTTGGATTATGTTCTGCTGTAGCAATACGCCTTCGAAGTATATATACAGGGTTGGCTGACTTTGTCTTGGAGTTTTTCTTGCCACTTGATTGCAAGAATACTGAAGATCAAAAAATAATGCTAAGTTCACTGTCTTCTGTGATACAACAAAGTTGCCGAAGCTTACGTGTTGTCACGGATCAAGAATTACAGGAGGAAAAAGAACTCATGCAACGTGAAAAGGTCAGCCTTTCCATTGGTGGATACCATGAAGAAGAATCAAGAAAACCAGTCTCTTCATCTTACAGGGATCAAGACGCTTCTTCCTGGCTTTCGGAAATGTTGGATGCCCAAAGAAAGGGTAAAGGAGCTGCTGCTGTTTCAGAAAATCACAATGATGAGCAAGAAGAAAATTTTAAGGTCACTGCAACCCCTTGGGATTACACTCAGAGGGAATCCATTCATGCATCTACATTCTCAGAGCCAAACCAAAATTTTGAACCCAAAGGAGGTTCTGGGGGTTCCTTTGATTTTTCTTCTGGTACAGGATCTCATTCCTCAGGTGCCAAGAGAGCAGGTGAAAGAAGACGGTCAAAAACCGAGAAGAGTATCAGTTTACAGGTACTCAGGCAGTACTTTGCTGGAAGCCTCAAAGATGCTGCCAAAAGTATTGGAG TTTGCCCTACAACTTTGAAAAGAATATGCAGGCAACATGGAATTACCAGGTGGCCTTCTCGTAAGATCAAGAAAGTTGGCCACTCGTTACAGAAACTTCAACTTGTGATCGATTCAGTCCATGGTGCTGAAGGTGCAATTAAACTCAGTTCTTTCTACACCAACTTCCCTGAACTTAGCTCTCCAAATAATCCCGGGACCAGCAACTTCTCTGCTTCTAAAAACAATGATCATCTGCAGCAAGTAAATACTCAACCTGATGGCAGCCCTGTGACCACCACATCCAAGTCAACTTCTTCGTCTGGCAGTCATAACTCTAGCTCAAGTTTATTCTGTTCCACTGGTTCAAAGAATTTATTTCCTTGTACAAATGTCTCTTGCACAACGGAGGAAAATCCTGGAGGAATGCTAAAGAGGGCACATACAGAAACAGAATTGCATGATATGGGTCAAGAAGAAACAAAGCTTCTGGTCAGATCACAGAGTCAAAAGATCCAAAGCAATCACAATTCTGTGGAACCTCTGTGTCCTTTGCCAACGAGTAGCAATCAGGTCTTACGGGATTCAGGTACATATAAAGTAAAAGCCATTTTTGGGAAGGAAAAAATCCGTTTCAGCCTGCAATCACACTGGGGTTTTGGAGATGTTAAGCACGAGGTGATGAGGCGTTTCAATGTACAAGATGTTGGTAAAATCGACCTAAAGTATTTGGATGATGATGACGAATGGGTGCTTCTGACATGTGATGCTGATCTTGAGGAATGTGTTGATATACATAAATTCTCTAAAAGGAGAACAATTAAAGTTTCCCTCCACCATACTTACCGTATCAATCTTGGAAGTTCATTTGGTAGCAGCGGTCCAGCCTAA